A DNA window from Cervus elaphus chromosome 17, mCerEla1.1, whole genome shotgun sequence contains the following coding sequences:
- the LOC122673606 gene encoding cGMP-specific 3',5'-cyclic phosphodiesterase-like isoform X3, translated as MLPFGDKTREMVNAWFAERVHTIPVCKEGVKGHAESCSCPLQPSTRAESSVPGTPTRKISASEFDRPLRPIVIKDSEGTVSFLSDSDKKEQMPLTSPRFDNDEGDQCSRLLELVKDISSHLDVTALCHKIFLHIHGLISADRYSLFLVCEDSSNDKFLISRLFDVAEGSTLEEASNNCIRLEWNKGIVGHVAALGEPLNIKDAYEW; from the coding sequence AGAAATGGTCAATGCATGGTTTGCTGAGAGAGTACACACCATCCCTGTGTGCAAGGAAGGAGTCAAAGGCCACGCGGAATCCTGCTCTTGTCCCTTGCAGCCAAGTACCCGTGCAGAGAGCAGTGTCCCTGGAACACCAACCAGGAAGATCTCTGCCTCCGAATTCGATCGGCCACTTAGACCCATTGTTATCAAGGATTCTGAGGGGACTGTGAGCTTCCTCTCTGACTCAGACAAGAAGGAACAGATGCCTCTAACCTCCCCCCGGTTTGATAATGATGAAGGGGACCAGTGCTCGAGACTCTTGGAATTAGTGAAAGATATTTCTAGTCACTTGGATGTCACAGCCTTATGTCACAAAATTTTCTTGCATATCCATGGACTCATCTCCGCCGACCGCTACTCCTTATTCCTCGTCTGTGAGGACAGCTCCAATGACAAGTTTCTTATCAGCCGCCTCTTTGATGTTGCAGAAGGTTCAACACTGGAAGAAGCTTCAAATAACTGTATCCGCTTAGAGTGGAACAAAGGCATCGTGGGACACGTGGCCGCTCTTGGCGAGCCCTTGAACATCAAGGACGCCTATGAG
- the LOC122673606 gene encoding cGMP-specific 3',5'-cyclic phosphodiesterase-like isoform X1 produces the protein MLPFGDKTREMVNAWFAERVHTIPVCKEGVKGHAESCSCPLQPSTRAESSVPGTPTRKISASEFDRPLRPIVIKDSEGTVSFLSDSDKKEQMPLTSPRFDNDEGDQCSRLLELVKDISSHLDVTALCHKIFLHIHGLISADRYSLFLVCEDSSNDKFLISRLFDVAEGSTLEEASNNCIRLEWNKGIVGHVAALGEPLNIKDAYEIISNLLAQMMFLNCGVGEDS, from the exons AGAAATGGTCAATGCATGGTTTGCTGAGAGAGTACACACCATCCCTGTGTGCAAGGAAGGAGTCAAAGGCCACGCGGAATCCTGCTCTTGTCCCTTGCAGCCAAGTACCCGTGCAGAGAGCAGTGTCCCTGGAACACCAACCAGGAAGATCTCTGCCTCCGAATTCGATCGGCCACTTAGACCCATTGTTATCAAGGATTCTGAGGGGACTGTGAGCTTCCTCTCTGACTCAGACAAGAAGGAACAGATGCCTCTAACCTCCCCCCGGTTTGATAATGATGAAGGGGACCAGTGCTCGAGACTCTTGGAATTAGTGAAAGATATTTCTAGTCACTTGGATGTCACAGCCTTATGTCACAAAATTTTCTTGCATATCCATGGACTCATCTCCGCCGACCGCTACTCCTTATTCCTCGTCTGTGAGGACAGCTCCAATGACAAGTTTCTTATCAGCCGCCTCTTTGATGTTGCAGAAGGTTCAACACTGGAAGAAGCTTCAAATAACTGTATCCGCTTAGAGTGGAACAAAGGCATCGTGGGACACGTGGCCGCTCTTGGCGAGCCCTTGAACATCAAGGACGCCTATGAG ATTATATCCAATTTATTGGCTcaaatgatgtttttgaactgtggtgttggagaagactcttga
- the LOC122673606 gene encoding cGMP-specific 3',5'-cyclic phosphodiesterase-like isoform X2 produces MLPFGDKTREMVNAWFAERVHTIPVCKEGVKGHAESCSCPLQPSTRAESSVPGTPTRKISASEFDRPLRPIVIKDSEGTVSFLSDSDKKEQMPLTSPRFDNDEGDQCSRLLELVKDISSHLDVTALCHKIFLHIHGLISADRYSLFLVCEDSSNDKFLISRLFDVAEGSTLEEASNNCIRLEWNKGIVGHVAALGEPLNIKDAYEVALIYSKCTFH; encoded by the coding sequence AGAAATGGTCAATGCATGGTTTGCTGAGAGAGTACACACCATCCCTGTGTGCAAGGAAGGAGTCAAAGGCCACGCGGAATCCTGCTCTTGTCCCTTGCAGCCAAGTACCCGTGCAGAGAGCAGTGTCCCTGGAACACCAACCAGGAAGATCTCTGCCTCCGAATTCGATCGGCCACTTAGACCCATTGTTATCAAGGATTCTGAGGGGACTGTGAGCTTCCTCTCTGACTCAGACAAGAAGGAACAGATGCCTCTAACCTCCCCCCGGTTTGATAATGATGAAGGGGACCAGTGCTCGAGACTCTTGGAATTAGTGAAAGATATTTCTAGTCACTTGGATGTCACAGCCTTATGTCACAAAATTTTCTTGCATATCCATGGACTCATCTCCGCCGACCGCTACTCCTTATTCCTCGTCTGTGAGGACAGCTCCAATGACAAGTTTCTTATCAGCCGCCTCTTTGATGTTGCAGAAGGTTCAACACTGGAAGAAGCTTCAAATAACTGTATCCGCTTAGAGTGGAACAAAGGCATCGTGGGACACGTGGCCGCTCTTGGCGAGCCCTTGAACATCAAGGACGCCTATGAG